ttgatTCTCTGTGGCTTTAAGTTCATTAAATGTGAAATTGGCAGCTTGCTAAAGAAGGTCAGACTGATTAACTGTTTAAGACTTGTACATTATCTGCTTCAGTTTTATTAACTGGCAGCATCCTGGATATGtttcatattttgtaattttgtgtgtgtgtgatagagTAAGCATAAGGTTTCAGGAGCAGAGACGTACCaactctcttttcccctttggaagtttaaaaaaatgatagaagcTGTTCAAATAGATGCTGGAGTATTTTGGTgcacggttaaaaaaaaaaaaaaaggaaacaggaatgaAAGACATATCTACCTTGTTATACCATCCGCTGGTGATTATGTGTGCAGAAATAGTCCCATAATGAAGCGTTCTGGAGCTCATTCAGAAAATTAGACAACTTTGACAACATTAGGCAAAGTATTTCAAGTCTAAAGAAAGGACTTCTCAGCCTTGATCTGAAATGTGGCGTTTGCTTGACCATTCTGATTTTTACGTGATGGGGGCCACCAACTGCAAACATGTTTAGAATATTTTAGACATTCCTTTCTTCAGAATGAAAAAATGACTAATTGGCTTATTTTCTTAAGTACTCAAAAGTATCCCATTTAGCTAATGTGTCTGAGAAGAATTGCCAGTGAATTTggtatttctttgattttgtggCACTGCTGAGAGTGAGATCAGAAAGGTTTTTGGCACTGTGAATTACGCTGCGTTATGATTATTATTTAGATCTGTTTCACAGGTGAATGCAGTCTTTTTCTTATTACGGCAGTGTAAATGTGGCACATTTTCTGTGTGATGTAGTAGCTTTCTAATTTATGAAGCCATGTCTCTGTATATTTAGAGTATATATGTTCACACacaaagggtgtgtgtgtgtgtgtgtgtgtgtgtgtgtgtgtgtttattcacCTCTCCTTTTATTCTTGGGCACAATAGACAACTTACtctatatgaaaaagaaacaaatttggtTTCAATCCATGTTTTTACCAGGTTTTTTGGGGGGTAGTTATTATTTAAGCTTACTTTATGTTGCCGCATTAACTATTTATTTAACAGTCACATTCTTTCTAAACTTACAAACCAGAAAcatttggggggtgtgtgtgttttctctggAAGTATGCAAGTCAGgcagttttctttaaatatatgatgATTTGCCTCATTGATAAATTTGCTTTCTTATTGACAGTTTCCACATCCGTGTACATTTTATACGCTCACATTTTTCTGGGCATTAAATGGAGGAGGCTAGAAACCCTTTACATAATGTGCTGGGATGGAATGGGGTTGAGAATGTATTTCCCCGTATTCTTTCCTTTCTGGCACTCTAATAATTGTGCTTTTGTTTCTTCAACCACAGCCGAACCTCTTGAAGCCATTCTTACAGATGATGAACCAGACCACGGCCCTTTGGGAGCTCCAGAAGGGGACCATGACCTCCTCACGTGTGGGCAGTGCCAGATGAACTTCCCATTGGGGGACATTCTTATTTTTATCGAGCACAAACGGAAACAATGCAATGGCAGCCTCTGCTTAGAAAAAGCTGTGGATAAGCCACCTTCCCCTTCACCAATCGAGATGAAAAAAGCATCCAATCCCGTGGAGGTTGGCATCCAGGTCACGCCAGAGGATGACGATTGTTTATCAACGTCATCTAGAGGAATTTGCCCCAAACAGGAACACATAGCAGGTAAATGAGAAGCAAGGAGAAAAGCTGtttgcatgttttcttttcattttcagaggCGCTGTAGCCAAGCACTAAGGAGTGGTGAAGTGCTTTCTGTATTTCTCCATGTGACTGTCCATGACAGCCCTGTAATGTTAAAATAAGCATTCTTATTGCTTATGTCcagaacacataaaaataaatattttccacttcACCGAATCAAATGTAGGCAGAATAGGTTACACACACCTGATACCCTCTCTCTGGATCTGCTGAttctgaatttctttccttttctctccccttctcattTTTAAGTGTTGAACCTTACTACACCTAGCCCAGTTTCCAAGGTCCATTTCCAGCCTTGGTGACAAGTCAGAGGCAAAGTGGCTGTATAGGCATTTGTAGTTCAGCCAGTGACCTGTTTGAGTCAGAATACTTGATCAGACGTCCCTAGGGGTGCAGTTTGTTCTCGATGTTTCCATGAAGTTGGGTGGGCTGGAAGGGCATTTTGGAGGGGCTGGAAAGAGTTAACTGAGTTTCAGGGCTAGCCTTGGATCCATATTGGCTGTCAGCCCGTATGGGGCTGTAATTAAACACAGCCCCGTGGTGGGATGACACCGTGACCTTGACTTTAAGATGCCATTTTCGACTGGCCAGGCCAGAGTAGAGAGGGCAGTTGCTGAAGCGCACAGACATGCTTACTCGAAAAGTTTAAGGGCATGTTGGAAATTTCAAAAGGTTGGTTTGACAGGAACGGCTGCTCCCTGCAGCCTGCCTCCTCAGCTAAATGATAAATGCTTCTCTGTGCTCTCTCTTGTCTCTGATGTGGTTTTGACAGATGTATCTTGATTTTGTTTGTGGTTTACACAACCACATGTCACCCTTACAAATGTCCAGTGCAGACTTCCACTGTTTCTGCTATAACATAATGTAAAAATTctcttggaaaaatatatacacacgtTGAACAGCTCTGCTTCCTTTGGTTAATTTTAGCAGAAAGGTAGCTAGGGGTGTGGGTTTCTCAACAGCTCAAGGGAAAAGGAATTAATGGCTAACAGAGGGACTTAAATCCCCACTCTAAGTGATAAACAGCAACATTATACAGCGacccttaaaacatttttaaaaatgaaacaacggTGATTTAATGTCCAAGATGAAGTGAATGCAGATTCTGTGGTAACAAAACCGGCATGCCTGTCGGTTGGTCACTCCCCTCTATTTCCCCTGCTGCTGCCCCCAAAAGGCAGAGGGTTTGTTCAGTTTTAGGAAGGGTAGTGCATAGAATCAATTGATTCATTGGAACTTGTCCCTTCAACCTAGTTTGACCACAGAGTTGAACTGTAGTGGGTCAGTAGTCCAGAGGGGATTAAATGTCGTATTATTTCTCCTCCCCCCCTCTGGAATTTGATCATTAAAATCAAACGtggcattttttctttctctcttttttttttttttaatgctgcctGCAACAACACTCAGATACTTTTCCTTTAGTGAAATGAGAAATCTGCTGCCAGGGAAGGTgcattcacaaaatatttttctcgAATCCACCACATGTAGCTTATATGACATGCAGGTTAAGATTTTatccacccctccctgccccccagcaggATATGGCAATGACCATTTCCATGTGCTGTCTTGTGACTGGAAGGAAAATGAACAGAAGTGTAAGGCATGATTAATGAAGCAAGAGCAAGCGGAAGGGGATTTGTCGTCTTAGGAGATCCAAAGCCTTTCTAAATCACCAAATATGGAGTAACACTTGCGTGATGTAACATCGTATTTACATATCGAGCTGCTcgtttaaaagacaaa
The sequence above is drawn from the Tursiops truncatus isolate mTurTru1 chromosome 14, mTurTru1.mat.Y, whole genome shotgun sequence genome and encodes:
- the BCL11A gene encoding B-cell lymphoma/leukemia 11A isoform X7 encodes the protein MSRRKQGKPQHLSKREFSPEPLEAILTDDEPDHGPLGAPEGDHDLLTCGQCQMNFPLGDILIFIEHKRKQCNGSLCLEKAVDKPPSPSPIEMKKASNPVEVGIQVTPEDDDCLSTSSRGICPKQEHIAGKDEPSSYTCTTCKQPFTSAWFLLQHAQNTHGLRIYLESEHGSPLTPRVLHTPPFGVVPRELKMCGSFRMEAREPLSSEKI